The following proteins come from a genomic window of Bacillus sp. Marseille-P3661:
- a CDS encoding cytochrome P450, which yields MAHTDQVGGAWGFFKYEDIVKATLDIETFSNGESRNRDLPRYPLEADPPFHTAYRKILQPFFNSRVMDEWEHIVRNLVIEMLEPLIFKKEMDMAKDFNYILPVRVILSFLHLPDQDCYRIGQLSEDIYHSSYGKNPEKYAATVESLKLYCHKAVAGRKTSPLDPQKDMISKLLQSQIDNQDISVKSVAGILHLLLTAGHDSTTSSLGIIINYLAQNPNDQKRIRENTSLIPMAIEEILRYETPVQRMPRTITKDFDLHGQKLKKGEKVFLVWGSANRDEEVFDNADKCIIDRKPNRHLVFGHGIHHCLGAPLARLELRVALEELLHRTKSFELNGNVVRTGYPRFGVSSLPLILCT from the coding sequence GTGGCTCATACCGACCAAGTAGGCGGAGCATGGGGGTTTTTCAAATATGAGGACATTGTAAAAGCGACTCTTGATATAGAAACTTTCTCTAATGGGGAATCTAGAAATCGAGATTTACCTCGTTATCCTTTAGAGGCAGACCCGCCTTTTCATACGGCTTATCGAAAAATATTGCAGCCATTTTTTAATTCAAGAGTAATGGATGAATGGGAGCACATTGTCCGAAATTTAGTTATTGAAATGCTTGAACCACTTATTTTTAAAAAAGAGATGGATATGGCTAAAGATTTTAATTATATTCTACCAGTTCGTGTTATTTTATCTTTTCTTCATCTTCCCGATCAAGATTGCTATAGAATAGGTCAATTGTCTGAGGATATTTATCACTCCTCATATGGAAAAAATCCTGAAAAATATGCAGCTACAGTGGAGTCGTTGAAACTATACTGTCATAAGGCAGTTGCAGGTCGTAAAACCTCACCATTAGATCCTCAAAAAGATATGATTAGTAAGTTATTACAAAGTCAAATTGATAACCAAGATATAAGTGTTAAAAGTGTTGCTGGTATTCTTCATTTGCTATTAACTGCTGGACATGACTCAACAACTAGTTCATTAGGAATAATCATCAATTATTTAGCGCAAAACCCAAATGACCAAAAGCGGATACGTGAAAACACATCTTTAATACCAATGGCCATAGAAGAAATTTTACGATATGAGACACCTGTTCAGAGAATGCCCCGGACTATAACTAAAGACTTCGATTTACATGGTCAAAAGTTAAAGAAGGGAGAAAAGGTCTTTCTCGTCTGGGGTTCAGCAAACCGTGATGAAGAGGTATTTGATAATGCAGATAAATGCATAATAGACCGCAAACCAAATCGTCATCTTGTATTTGGACATGGTATCCACCATTGTCTTGGTGCACCGTTAGCACGACTAGAACTACGCGTCGCCTTGGAGGAACTGCTTCACAGAACAAAATCTTTTGAATTAAATGGCAATGTGGTTCGTACTGGCTATCCGCGTTTTGGGGTTAGTTCCTTGCCTTTAATACTTTGTACTTAA